Within the Prochlorococcus sp. MIT 1300 genome, the region ATCTCCAGAAAATAAGAAAATTGATATCAGGCCTATTAACAGAACCACCTCTGAAGTCTCTTCGCCGAAAGCTTCTTCAAGGAGAAAGGTGGTTACTGCAACTGACCTTTTTCAAACAAAACGGGGCTAGCAAGCTTGAGCCTGATTCGTATTTTTGCTCATAAGCACTTATACTAAGTACAATTGCCTAGCGCTTGGGTTTCTTCGCTGAGGTTAGCCTTCGTTTTCACTAGTCCGTGAGTTTGAGAAAATGTTCGAGCCAATTAATTTAAAAATTGGAACTACGGTAAGAATCCTGCCTGAGGAAGTTGGAGATCGATTGCCTGCGAAGTTATTAAAACTGCTTTCTGACGATCCCTTGGGGATTTGCTTGAACTACAAGATTACTGATGGGCAAGGTATTGGATATGTTGTTCAGTTAGGTGATGGCTCTATTAGTTGGTTTTTTGCCCATGAATTGCAAAGCCTTGATTCCTTGGAGATAACCTTTCCCCCTAATGTTCAGAGATTAAAGCAAGAAGTCCCAAGCGGGCTGAGAATCACTAGTAACACAGTTATTGAACTGTTAAACCCATTAAATTTTTTGCGATGGCTAAATTATTCCCTTAAGGATATTTTCTAGTCTTTGCGAGTATGAATTGCGCTGAAAAGCTTCTCGAGGCGAAGTTGAATAGCATAAAGTCGAGTTTTGTTGAAGAAAAGTCTCTCGCCTCTGTTGTTTTTTATCATTGAGCTTAAGAAATATAATTGAAGCAAAATAATAAGAATAGTCGCTGGAACTAGTACTAGCACTGTTGAAAAGGGGATTTGATTAGTTTTAAGCGACAGGTTTAAAGCCTGGACAAATAATTTCTTTTCATCATCTTAACAGATAAAATGCTTGTTCTTTGGGCCAATTTGCCGCAAGTCACCTTGTGGCAATTCATTTATCTTTTTTTTTGCCTTGAGTAATTAGTAAAAGAGGTAAACCGATTGTGAATACCAGTCCAATCACAATTATGAATATTCCTAGTGGTGATGATGGGTCAACCCCACCCTTGGGTTCTGCAATGAAAGTAAGTAGTGTCATTTGCCTTGCTTTTGAGAAAGAATTGTAATCAAACCTTCATTGTGCTTACTATTAGTTGGTAATGATTCAGACAATTCAATGGTTAAGCAGGTTTGGCAAGCCAAGGACGGCGCGCTTTTTGAAACCGAAGAAGAGTGCCTAAGGCATGAAAGAGCAAGTTTCTTTTTTTCAGAGATGAACAATACAGAGCAATATAGAAGGAATGAGGAGCGTTGGTCGTTGCAAGCAAATTTCAGCAGATTTTTTCTTGATGGGTTTAAGGCTATAGAGGATTTTTGGTGTTATGCAGAAAGTTTTCGTACTTTGGGAGATATTTTGGATGGGAAGCGACCTGATCTCCCAAAGGAAATACCCTCTAATTCAAAAAAGAAGGCGAAATTGCTACCTGCTTCAAAAAGACGACTAGCTAACTAGTTGACAAAGCTCAATTTGGCTTGTCATTAGGATCGAATAAAAGGAAAAGCCAACAATTACTTTTTTATATTTCACTGTTTGCTATATCACTATTGTACTTGGGCCAAGACTTATGGCCAGAAAATTAAGCTCTCATGCCTCTAAGAGGTTCCTGAACACTTCCTATCGACGGCCTAAGAGGGAAGTTTTTGTTGAGGGAGACTGGGTAAATATTAAGGAAAACTTGAAATTAAGTGGTTGGGACTATAGCCAGCAAGAATTGATACATTTTTATTTGAGAAGTGGTATTCCACTGTCTTTTGCAATAAAACAGCTTACAAACAATATTGGCTTTTGCCCTATTCGCTCCAGGAGTTTTTTTAATTATTAGGTGAATTAGACTCCAATTACCTATGTAATTTTAATAACTTTTTATCTGAAAAGAATTATTTTCTCCAATTCAGATAAAAGTATACTTTTCATAGAATCTTAGCTAATGTCGCTTAACCTTCCTTTGCTTTCAATGGCTGTTGCTCCTATTACCTCTCCTAATTTAATTACAAGTGCAGGAGTTGCTTATATACATTATGTCAGCTTCATGCTTTGTTTTGGGGCTTTAGTCTTTGAGAGAATACGTCTAAAGGCCGCTCCTAACCGTGAGGAGGCTATTTCAATGGTTTTTGCTGATGTTATTTATGGCCTTGCTGGGATAGCGCTTTTGGTTAGTGGGATTTTGAGGGTAAAGTATTTTGGTCAAGGTGGAGATTTTTATACACATAATCCACTCTTTTGGTTTAAGGTCGGACTTTTCATTGTCGTTGGCTTGCTATCACTTTATCCAACTATCACTTATATACTTTGGGCACTCCCATTAAGCAAGGGCAAGTTACCTGAGGTTAGTGAAAAACTTGCTTCAAGACTAAGAATAATAATTAATATAGAGCTTGTAGGTTTTGCATCCATTCCCTTTTTGGCTACCTTAATGACTAGAGGAATTGGCCTATAGATTTGAGAGTAAGATAATCTGATGGATTGAAATTACTATTGATAATGGCCTTTCGGGTAGCTTTGATTTATTGACACAAAAAGGCCCCTCATACTTAGTATGAGGGGCCTTTTTGTGTCAATAACCTTGTTAGAAAATACCAGGAATGATTTGACCAGTGAAGGCGTAGGTTCCAATCGCGGCAAAAATGCCAATCATTGCCCAGCGGCCATTCTGAAGTTCAGCGTTTTCGTTCATTGATTTAGTGAGTGATGTGTTTGTTTAAAAGAAGCCCGGAATAATCCAACCAAAAAAACCATAATTTATGGTTAAAGCTACTAGGCCAATCATGGCTAGACGAGCATTAATTAGTTCAGCATTCTTCCAATAGTTGTTGTTCATTAGAAGATTCCAGGGACTATGTTCCCAGTGGTTACATAGGCTCCGATTAGTGCAATAAAACCAATCATTGCCCAGCGACCATTGGCGAGTTCTGCTTCTTTGGAATAGCCCTTGTAGTTTTCTACTGGCTGAAGTCTGACTTCAGAAGCAAACATGTTTTGACGGTTGCCGTCTTCCGTCGTTGTATAAGAAGAAGATGTCATAATTCAGATTTATACAACACCAGGAATGATTTGCCCTGTGGTCAAGTAGGCGCCAATAGCTGCAAAGAAGCCAAGCATTGCGGCCCATCCATTGATGCGTTCTGCTATGAGCTTTTCAGGCTCGACAACAGTTTTAGTTTTTTGAGGTTGCTTCATCAGAAGAGCCTTTAATAGAGACTGATAAATATGTGAGAAGCCGACTGGGCCGGCTTGTTAAGAAGTATAACGCAGATTGTTGCGAAGTGTGACGCCAGGCGGCTCTTTGCTATTTGGCTTCGGATAAACCTGATTGGTTTCCAATTGAGAATAGCTTTAGTACAAGTCTTTTAAGTCATATTTTCTAGATGAAACTGAATTTTGAAAAGGTAGTTGATCTTTATATGATCTCGAGGACTTGGCAAGATGCCCAGCAAGACTATTGGCTAATATTTTGTTTATTAATTACTAATCTAGTAATGGTTATTTTAAACAGTATAAGAATGCTAATAGTATATTCTACTTGTAAAAATAAAGCGTAGTTTATTGATTGCTATTAGGACGCTATTATTGGTTTAAGTACTTTTTGAGAGTTAGGTATAGTTTTATTTACTTGAGGTGGTATTAGGCTAACGTTACCCTCTAGCCATTGCTCTAGTGAGGTCATTCTTATGCCCAATTCTGTTGAAAGTGTCTTTATTTTAGCCATGTCTACTCCGTAACCTGTTCTCTCTATCCAATCTGCCATTATTGCTATATCATGTTCCAGTAAATTAATAAAAGGGCGTGGAATCATGAAGTAATTAACTGTTTTATCTTTTAACCTTAGTATGTTATCTAACAAGCTTGCCATTTGTTCACCTGTCATTTCTTCTCCAGCTATATTTAGTGATTTGCCCAATAACCTTTCAGGGTTTTTGATGGCAGCCAATGCCCAAAGTCCAATATC harbors:
- a CDS encoding DUF2862 domain-containing protein, with amino-acid sequence MFEPINLKIGTTVRILPEEVGDRLPAKLLKLLSDDPLGICLNYKITDGQGIGYVVQLGDGSISWFFAHELQSLDSLEITFPPNVQRLKQEVPSGLRITSNTVIELLNPLNFLRWLNYSLKDIF
- a CDS encoding DUF2214 family protein → MAVAPITSPNLITSAGVAYIHYVSFMLCFGALVFERIRLKAAPNREEAISMVFADVIYGLAGIALLVSGILRVKYFGQGGDFYTHNPLFWFKVGLFIVVGLLSLYPTITYILWALPLSKGKLPEVSEKLASRLRIIINIELVGFASIPFLATLMTRGIGL
- a CDS encoding chlorophyll a/b-binding protein — its product is MNENAELQNGRWAMIGIFAAIGTYAFTGQIIPGIF
- a CDS encoding chlorophyll a/b-binding protein, whose translation is MTSSSYTTTEDGNRQNMFASEVRLQPVENYKGYSKEAELANGRWAMIGFIALIGAYVTTGNIVPGIF
- a CDS encoding high light inducible protein, whose product is MKQPQKTKTVVEPEKLIAERINGWAAMLGFFAAIGAYLTTGQIIPGVV